In Brienomyrus brachyistius isolate T26 chromosome 3, BBRACH_0.4, whole genome shotgun sequence, the following proteins share a genomic window:
- the LOC125738665 gene encoding metal transporter CNNM2-like isoform X1: protein MNMAEQSAAVPTPKMAALCRVRALTLVFLTVSGCLGSSSSSKDGAEETVIIGLRLEDTDDVSFMDRGYLRVSERSRVKLRVYGQNINNETWSKIAFTEHERTRVIGNIDNSFGDNKSKEDVSGFHPCGIRTSDIIILPSITVNRKTSGIVEIEVKPLRKTERSKAYYLCIATSTPAVPGVHDPWTENTWIYHDGHDTKVIVVEEKKFLLPFWLQVIFIAMLLCLSGMFSGLNLGLMALDPMELRIVQNCGTEREKNYAKKIEPVRSQGNYLLCSLLLGNVLVNTTLTILLDDIAGSGLIAVVVSTIGIVIFGEIVPQAICSRHGLAVGANTIFLTKFFMLLTFPASYPVSKLLDYLLGQEIGTVYNREKLLEMLRVTDPYNDLVKEELNIIQGALELRTKTVEDVMTPLRDCFMIAGDAILDFNTMSEIMESGYTRIPVFEGERCNIVDLLFVKDLAFVDPDDSTPLKTITKFYSHPLHFVFNDTKLDAMLEEFKKGKSHLAIVQRVNNEGEGDPFYEVLGIVTLEDVIEEIIKSEILDETDLYTDNKTKKKITHRERKQDFSAFKPTDNEMKVKISPQLLLATLRFLATEVDPFGPTHMSEKILLRLLKHPSVIQELKYDEKNKKMAEHYLFHRNKPVDYFILIMQGKVEVEAGKEGMKFEAGPFSYYGMLALTTCPVPLSLSRTFVVSRAESLAGSPESKSPPRPFGLNHSDSLNRGERLDTGTPTLGSSNNQLNAFLQIYVPDYSVRAASDLLYIKVTRQQYQNALMASRMDKTPQSSDGEYTKIELTLTELQDGLPEETAILLNQQQNCLAHAKPNHTMHNEGAI from the exons ATGAACATGGCAGAGCAATCGGCTGCAGTGCCCACTCCAAAGATGGCGGCGCTTTGCCGGGTTCGAGCCCTGACACTGGTTTTCTTGACTGTCAGCGGCTGTTTGGGTAGCTCGTCAAGTAGCAAAGACGGAGCCGAAGAAACTGTCATCATAGGTCTGAGACTGGAGGACACGGATGACGTTTCCTTTATGGACAGGGGCTATCTGCGGGTCAGCGAGAGGTCCCGTGTCAAGTTGAGGGTATATGGGCAAAACATTAACAACGAGACATGGTCCAAAATCGCTTTCACAGAACACGAGAGAACTAGAGTCATCGGTAACATTGACAATTCATTCGGGGACAACAAGAGCAAAGAAGATGTATCCGGTTTCCATCCTTGCGGCATCAGGACATCGGATATTATAATTTTGCCCAGTATAACTGTGAATAGGAAAACGTCGGGGATAGTTGAAATTGAAGTGAAGCCCCTCCGCAAAACCGAGAGGAGCAAAGCTTACTACCTGTGCATCGCAACCTCAACGCCCGCGGTCCCGGGGGTCCATGACCCTTGGACCGAAAACACCTGGATCTATCACGATGGACACGACACTAAAGTGATCGTAGTGGAGGAGAAGAAGTTTCTGTTGCCGTTCTGGCTGCAAGTGATCTTCATCGCTATGCTGCTCTGTCTGTCCGGCATGTTCAGCGGGCTGAATCTGGGGCTGATGGCCCTGGATCCCATGGAGCTCCGGATAGTTCAGAACTGCGGCACCGAGAGAGAGAAGAATTACGCGAAGAAGATCGAGCCGGTGCGGAGTCAGGGGAATTACCTTCTCTGCTCGCTGCTTTTAGGAAACGTCTTAGTTAATACCACCTTGACTATTTTGCTGGATGATATCGCCGGCTCTGGATTGATCGCCGTCGTTGTGTCAACGATTGGGATAGTTATATTCGGCGAAATAGTTCCGCAAGCAATATGTTCCAGGCATGGCCTTGCGGTCGGTGCCAATACCATATTCCTCACCAAATTCTTCATGCTGCTCactttccctgcctcgtacccggTGAGCAAGCTGCTAGATTACCTTTTGGGACAGGAGATAGGAACCGTGTACAACCGAGAAAAACTCCTGGAGATGCTGCGAGTGACGGATCCTTATAACGATCTGGTGAAAGAGGAGCTTAACATTATTCAGGGTGCCTTGGAGCTCAGGACAAAGACCGTGGAGGATGTGATGACCCCCCTGCGCGACTGCTTCATGATCGCGGGAGACGCGATCCTGGATTTTAATACCATGTCAGAGATCATGGAGAGCGGCTACACGCGGATCCCGGTTTTCGAGGGCGAGCGCTGCAACATCGTAGACCTGCTGTTCGTCAAGGATCTGGCTTTCGTGGACCCCGATGACAGCACGCCATTAAAAACCATCACAAAGTTCTACAGCCACCCGTTGCATTTTGTGTTCAATGACACTAAGTTGGATGCAATGCTGGAGGAGTTTAAAAAAG GAAAGTCTCATCTAGCCATTGTTCAGCGGGTGAACAATGAGGGAGAGGGCGACCCATTCTACGAGGTCCTGGGCATCGTCACTCTGGAAGACGTTATTGAAGAAATCATCAAGTCGGAGATCCTCGATGAGACAGACTTGTATA CTGACAACAAAACTAAGAAGAAGATCACTCATCGAGagaggaagcaggatttctcagcttTCAAGCCCACAGACAATGAGATGAAGGTTAAAATATCACCTCAGCTTCTACTGGCTACGCTGCGTTTCCTAGCAACAG AAGTGGATCCCTTCGGGCCCACCCACATGTCCGAGAAGATCTTGCTGCGACTTCTCAAGCACCCCAGCGTCATCCAGGAGTTAAAGTACGATGAGAAGAACAAGAAGATGGCCGAACATTACCTCTTCCACCGCAACAAGCCCGTGGATTACTTCATCCTCATCATGCAG GGGAAAGTGGAGGTAGAAGCAGGAAAAGAAGGCATGAAGTTCGAAGCTGGGCCGTTCTCCTATTACGGGATGCTGGCACTGACCACCTGTCCAG ttcctctctcactctctcgcaCGTTCGTGGTGAGTAGGGCGGAGTCTCTGGCTGGATCTCCAG AGAGTAAGTCCCCGCCAAGGCCTTTTGGGCTGAACCATTCGGACTCCCTGAACCGCGGCGAGCGTCTGGACACCGGGACACCCACGTTGGGTAGCAGCAACAACCAGCTGAACGCCTTCCTGCAGATCTACGTGCCGGACTACTCCGTCCGCGCCGCCAGCGACCTGCTCTACATCAAG GTCACCCGCCAGCaataccagaatgccctgatgGCATCCCGCATGGACAAGACGCCTCAGTCCTCGGACGGCGAATACACCAAAATCGAACTGACTCTCACAGAACTTCAGGATGGTTTGCCAGAGGAGACAGCGATCCTGTTGAACCAGCAGCAGAACTGTTTGGCGCACGCCAAACCCAACCACACTATGCACAATGAGGGCGCCATCTAG
- the LOC125738665 gene encoding metal transporter CNNM2-like isoform X2 produces the protein MNMAEQSAAVPTPKMAALCRVRALTLVFLTVSGCLGSSSSSKDGAEETVIIGLRLEDTDDVSFMDRGYLRVSERSRVKLRVYGQNINNETWSKIAFTEHERTRVIGNIDNSFGDNKSKEDVSGFHPCGIRTSDIIILPSITVNRKTSGIVEIEVKPLRKTERSKAYYLCIATSTPAVPGVHDPWTENTWIYHDGHDTKVIVVEEKKFLLPFWLQVIFIAMLLCLSGMFSGLNLGLMALDPMELRIVQNCGTEREKNYAKKIEPVRSQGNYLLCSLLLGNVLVNTTLTILLDDIAGSGLIAVVVSTIGIVIFGEIVPQAICSRHGLAVGANTIFLTKFFMLLTFPASYPVSKLLDYLLGQEIGTVYNREKLLEMLRVTDPYNDLVKEELNIIQGALELRTKTVEDVMTPLRDCFMIAGDAILDFNTMSEIMESGYTRIPVFEGERCNIVDLLFVKDLAFVDPDDSTPLKTITKFYSHPLHFVFNDTKLDAMLEEFKKGKSHLAIVQRVNNEGEGDPFYEVLGIVTLEDVIEEIIKSEILDETDLYTDNKTKKKITHRERKQDFSAFKPTDNEMKVKISPQLLLATLRFLATEVDPFGPTHMSEKILLRLLKHPSVIQELKYDEKNKKMAEHYLFHRNKPVDYFILIMQGKVEVEAGKEGMKFEAGPFSYYGMLALTTCPESKSPPRPFGLNHSDSLNRGERLDTGTPTLGSSNNQLNAFLQIYVPDYSVRAASDLLYIKVTRQQYQNALMASRMDKTPQSSDGEYTKIELTLTELQDGLPEETAILLNQQQNCLAHAKPNHTMHNEGAI, from the exons ATGAACATGGCAGAGCAATCGGCTGCAGTGCCCACTCCAAAGATGGCGGCGCTTTGCCGGGTTCGAGCCCTGACACTGGTTTTCTTGACTGTCAGCGGCTGTTTGGGTAGCTCGTCAAGTAGCAAAGACGGAGCCGAAGAAACTGTCATCATAGGTCTGAGACTGGAGGACACGGATGACGTTTCCTTTATGGACAGGGGCTATCTGCGGGTCAGCGAGAGGTCCCGTGTCAAGTTGAGGGTATATGGGCAAAACATTAACAACGAGACATGGTCCAAAATCGCTTTCACAGAACACGAGAGAACTAGAGTCATCGGTAACATTGACAATTCATTCGGGGACAACAAGAGCAAAGAAGATGTATCCGGTTTCCATCCTTGCGGCATCAGGACATCGGATATTATAATTTTGCCCAGTATAACTGTGAATAGGAAAACGTCGGGGATAGTTGAAATTGAAGTGAAGCCCCTCCGCAAAACCGAGAGGAGCAAAGCTTACTACCTGTGCATCGCAACCTCAACGCCCGCGGTCCCGGGGGTCCATGACCCTTGGACCGAAAACACCTGGATCTATCACGATGGACACGACACTAAAGTGATCGTAGTGGAGGAGAAGAAGTTTCTGTTGCCGTTCTGGCTGCAAGTGATCTTCATCGCTATGCTGCTCTGTCTGTCCGGCATGTTCAGCGGGCTGAATCTGGGGCTGATGGCCCTGGATCCCATGGAGCTCCGGATAGTTCAGAACTGCGGCACCGAGAGAGAGAAGAATTACGCGAAGAAGATCGAGCCGGTGCGGAGTCAGGGGAATTACCTTCTCTGCTCGCTGCTTTTAGGAAACGTCTTAGTTAATACCACCTTGACTATTTTGCTGGATGATATCGCCGGCTCTGGATTGATCGCCGTCGTTGTGTCAACGATTGGGATAGTTATATTCGGCGAAATAGTTCCGCAAGCAATATGTTCCAGGCATGGCCTTGCGGTCGGTGCCAATACCATATTCCTCACCAAATTCTTCATGCTGCTCactttccctgcctcgtacccggTGAGCAAGCTGCTAGATTACCTTTTGGGACAGGAGATAGGAACCGTGTACAACCGAGAAAAACTCCTGGAGATGCTGCGAGTGACGGATCCTTATAACGATCTGGTGAAAGAGGAGCTTAACATTATTCAGGGTGCCTTGGAGCTCAGGACAAAGACCGTGGAGGATGTGATGACCCCCCTGCGCGACTGCTTCATGATCGCGGGAGACGCGATCCTGGATTTTAATACCATGTCAGAGATCATGGAGAGCGGCTACACGCGGATCCCGGTTTTCGAGGGCGAGCGCTGCAACATCGTAGACCTGCTGTTCGTCAAGGATCTGGCTTTCGTGGACCCCGATGACAGCACGCCATTAAAAACCATCACAAAGTTCTACAGCCACCCGTTGCATTTTGTGTTCAATGACACTAAGTTGGATGCAATGCTGGAGGAGTTTAAAAAAG GAAAGTCTCATCTAGCCATTGTTCAGCGGGTGAACAATGAGGGAGAGGGCGACCCATTCTACGAGGTCCTGGGCATCGTCACTCTGGAAGACGTTATTGAAGAAATCATCAAGTCGGAGATCCTCGATGAGACAGACTTGTATA CTGACAACAAAACTAAGAAGAAGATCACTCATCGAGagaggaagcaggatttctcagcttTCAAGCCCACAGACAATGAGATGAAGGTTAAAATATCACCTCAGCTTCTACTGGCTACGCTGCGTTTCCTAGCAACAG AAGTGGATCCCTTCGGGCCCACCCACATGTCCGAGAAGATCTTGCTGCGACTTCTCAAGCACCCCAGCGTCATCCAGGAGTTAAAGTACGATGAGAAGAACAAGAAGATGGCCGAACATTACCTCTTCCACCGCAACAAGCCCGTGGATTACTTCATCCTCATCATGCAG GGGAAAGTGGAGGTAGAAGCAGGAAAAGAAGGCATGAAGTTCGAAGCTGGGCCGTTCTCCTATTACGGGATGCTGGCACTGACCACCTGTCCAG AGAGTAAGTCCCCGCCAAGGCCTTTTGGGCTGAACCATTCGGACTCCCTGAACCGCGGCGAGCGTCTGGACACCGGGACACCCACGTTGGGTAGCAGCAACAACCAGCTGAACGCCTTCCTGCAGATCTACGTGCCGGACTACTCCGTCCGCGCCGCCAGCGACCTGCTCTACATCAAG GTCACCCGCCAGCaataccagaatgccctgatgGCATCCCGCATGGACAAGACGCCTCAGTCCTCGGACGGCGAATACACCAAAATCGAACTGACTCTCACAGAACTTCAGGATGGTTTGCCAGAGGAGACAGCGATCCTGTTGAACCAGCAGCAGAACTGTTTGGCGCACGCCAAACCCAACCACACTATGCACAATGAGGGCGCCATCTAG
- the LOC125738665 gene encoding metal transporter CNNM2-like isoform X4 → MNMAEQSAAVPTPKMAALCRVRALTLVFLTVSGCLGSSSSSKDGAEETVIIGLRLEDTDDVSFMDRGYLRVSERSRVKLRVYGQNINNETWSKIAFTEHERTRVIGNIDNSFGDNKSKEDVSGFHPCGIRTSDIIILPSITVNRKTSGIVEIEVKPLRKTERSKAYYLCIATSTPAVPGVHDPWTENTWIYHDGHDTKVIVVEEKKFLLPFWLQVIFIAMLLCLSGMFSGLNLGLMALDPMELRIVQNCGTEREKNYAKKIEPVRSQGNYLLCSLLLGNVLVNTTLTILLDDIAGSGLIAVVVSTIGIVIFGEIVPQAICSRHGLAVGANTIFLTKFFMLLTFPASYPVSKLLDYLLGQEIGTVYNREKLLEMLRVTDPYNDLVKEELNIIQGALELRTKTVEDVMTPLRDCFMIAGDAILDFNTMSEIMESGYTRIPVFEGERCNIVDLLFVKDLAFVDPDDSTPLKTITKFYSHPLHFVFNDTKLDAMLEEFKKGDGVERCSVTCNGVA, encoded by the exons ATGAACATGGCAGAGCAATCGGCTGCAGTGCCCACTCCAAAGATGGCGGCGCTTTGCCGGGTTCGAGCCCTGACACTGGTTTTCTTGACTGTCAGCGGCTGTTTGGGTAGCTCGTCAAGTAGCAAAGACGGAGCCGAAGAAACTGTCATCATAGGTCTGAGACTGGAGGACACGGATGACGTTTCCTTTATGGACAGGGGCTATCTGCGGGTCAGCGAGAGGTCCCGTGTCAAGTTGAGGGTATATGGGCAAAACATTAACAACGAGACATGGTCCAAAATCGCTTTCACAGAACACGAGAGAACTAGAGTCATCGGTAACATTGACAATTCATTCGGGGACAACAAGAGCAAAGAAGATGTATCCGGTTTCCATCCTTGCGGCATCAGGACATCGGATATTATAATTTTGCCCAGTATAACTGTGAATAGGAAAACGTCGGGGATAGTTGAAATTGAAGTGAAGCCCCTCCGCAAAACCGAGAGGAGCAAAGCTTACTACCTGTGCATCGCAACCTCAACGCCCGCGGTCCCGGGGGTCCATGACCCTTGGACCGAAAACACCTGGATCTATCACGATGGACACGACACTAAAGTGATCGTAGTGGAGGAGAAGAAGTTTCTGTTGCCGTTCTGGCTGCAAGTGATCTTCATCGCTATGCTGCTCTGTCTGTCCGGCATGTTCAGCGGGCTGAATCTGGGGCTGATGGCCCTGGATCCCATGGAGCTCCGGATAGTTCAGAACTGCGGCACCGAGAGAGAGAAGAATTACGCGAAGAAGATCGAGCCGGTGCGGAGTCAGGGGAATTACCTTCTCTGCTCGCTGCTTTTAGGAAACGTCTTAGTTAATACCACCTTGACTATTTTGCTGGATGATATCGCCGGCTCTGGATTGATCGCCGTCGTTGTGTCAACGATTGGGATAGTTATATTCGGCGAAATAGTTCCGCAAGCAATATGTTCCAGGCATGGCCTTGCGGTCGGTGCCAATACCATATTCCTCACCAAATTCTTCATGCTGCTCactttccctgcctcgtacccggTGAGCAAGCTGCTAGATTACCTTTTGGGACAGGAGATAGGAACCGTGTACAACCGAGAAAAACTCCTGGAGATGCTGCGAGTGACGGATCCTTATAACGATCTGGTGAAAGAGGAGCTTAACATTATTCAGGGTGCCTTGGAGCTCAGGACAAAGACCGTGGAGGATGTGATGACCCCCCTGCGCGACTGCTTCATGATCGCGGGAGACGCGATCCTGGATTTTAATACCATGTCAGAGATCATGGAGAGCGGCTACACGCGGATCCCGGTTTTCGAGGGCGAGCGCTGCAACATCGTAGACCTGCTGTTCGTCAAGGATCTGGCTTTCGTGGACCCCGATGACAGCACGCCATTAAAAACCATCACAAAGTTCTACAGCCACCCGTTGCATTTTGTGTTCAATGACACTAAGTTGGATGCAATGCTGGAGGAGTTTAAAAAAG GTGATGGTGTCGAACGTTGTAGCGTCACTTGTAACGGTGTCGCATAG
- the LOC125738665 gene encoding metal transporter CNNM2-like isoform X5, translating into MNMAEQSAAVPTPKMAALCRVRALTLVFLTVSGCLGSSSSSKDGAEETVIIGLRLEDTDDVSFMDRGYLRVSERSRVKLRVYGQNINNETWSKIAFTEHERTRVIGNIDNSFGDNKSKEDVSGFHPCGIRTSDIIILPSITVNRKTSGIVEIEVKPLRKTERSKAYYLCIATSTPAVPGVHDPWTENTWIYHDGHDTKVIVVEEKKFLLPFWLQVIFIAMLLCLSGMFSGLNLGLMALDPMELRIVQNCGTEREKNYAKKIEPVRSQGNYLLCSLLLGNVLVNTTLTILLDDIAGSGLIAVVVSTIGIVIFGEIVPQAICSRHGLAVGANTIFLTKFFMLLTFPASYPVSKLLDYLLGQEIGTVYNREKLLEMLRVTDPYNDLVKEELNIIQGALELRTKTVEDVMTPLRDCFMIAGDAILDFNTMSEIMESGYTRIPVFEGERCNIVDLLFVKDLAFVDPDDSTPLKTITKFYSHPLHFVFNDTKLDAMLEEFKKGTRCRSARS; encoded by the exons ATGAACATGGCAGAGCAATCGGCTGCAGTGCCCACTCCAAAGATGGCGGCGCTTTGCCGGGTTCGAGCCCTGACACTGGTTTTCTTGACTGTCAGCGGCTGTTTGGGTAGCTCGTCAAGTAGCAAAGACGGAGCCGAAGAAACTGTCATCATAGGTCTGAGACTGGAGGACACGGATGACGTTTCCTTTATGGACAGGGGCTATCTGCGGGTCAGCGAGAGGTCCCGTGTCAAGTTGAGGGTATATGGGCAAAACATTAACAACGAGACATGGTCCAAAATCGCTTTCACAGAACACGAGAGAACTAGAGTCATCGGTAACATTGACAATTCATTCGGGGACAACAAGAGCAAAGAAGATGTATCCGGTTTCCATCCTTGCGGCATCAGGACATCGGATATTATAATTTTGCCCAGTATAACTGTGAATAGGAAAACGTCGGGGATAGTTGAAATTGAAGTGAAGCCCCTCCGCAAAACCGAGAGGAGCAAAGCTTACTACCTGTGCATCGCAACCTCAACGCCCGCGGTCCCGGGGGTCCATGACCCTTGGACCGAAAACACCTGGATCTATCACGATGGACACGACACTAAAGTGATCGTAGTGGAGGAGAAGAAGTTTCTGTTGCCGTTCTGGCTGCAAGTGATCTTCATCGCTATGCTGCTCTGTCTGTCCGGCATGTTCAGCGGGCTGAATCTGGGGCTGATGGCCCTGGATCCCATGGAGCTCCGGATAGTTCAGAACTGCGGCACCGAGAGAGAGAAGAATTACGCGAAGAAGATCGAGCCGGTGCGGAGTCAGGGGAATTACCTTCTCTGCTCGCTGCTTTTAGGAAACGTCTTAGTTAATACCACCTTGACTATTTTGCTGGATGATATCGCCGGCTCTGGATTGATCGCCGTCGTTGTGTCAACGATTGGGATAGTTATATTCGGCGAAATAGTTCCGCAAGCAATATGTTCCAGGCATGGCCTTGCGGTCGGTGCCAATACCATATTCCTCACCAAATTCTTCATGCTGCTCactttccctgcctcgtacccggTGAGCAAGCTGCTAGATTACCTTTTGGGACAGGAGATAGGAACCGTGTACAACCGAGAAAAACTCCTGGAGATGCTGCGAGTGACGGATCCTTATAACGATCTGGTGAAAGAGGAGCTTAACATTATTCAGGGTGCCTTGGAGCTCAGGACAAAGACCGTGGAGGATGTGATGACCCCCCTGCGCGACTGCTTCATGATCGCGGGAGACGCGATCCTGGATTTTAATACCATGTCAGAGATCATGGAGAGCGGCTACACGCGGATCCCGGTTTTCGAGGGCGAGCGCTGCAACATCGTAGACCTGCTGTTCGTCAAGGATCTGGCTTTCGTGGACCCCGATGACAGCACGCCATTAAAAACCATCACAAAGTTCTACAGCCACCCGTTGCATTTTGTGTTCAATGACACTAAGTTGGATGCAATGCTGGAGGAGTTTAAAAAAG GTACTAGGTGCAGATCCGCCAGAAGTTAG
- the LOC125738665 gene encoding metal transporter CNNM2-like isoform X3: MNMAEQSAAVPTPKMAALCRVRALTLVFLTVSGCLGSSSSSKDGAEETVIIGLRLEDTDDVSFMDRGYLRVSERSRVKLRVYGQNINNETWSKIAFTEHERTRVIGNIDNSFGDNKSKEDVSGFHPCGIRTSDIIILPSITVNRKTSGIVEIEVKPLRKTERSKAYYLCIATSTPAVPGVHDPWTENTWIYHDGHDTKVIVVEEKKFLLPFWLQVIFIAMLLCLSGMFSGLNLGLMALDPMELRIVQNCGTEREKNYAKKIEPVRSQGNYLLCSLLLGNVLVNTTLTILLDDIAGSGLIAVVVSTIGIVIFGEIVPQAICSRHGLAVGANTIFLTKFFMLLTFPASYPVSKLLDYLLGQEIGTVYNREKLLEMLRVTDPYNDLVKEELNIIQGALELRTKTVEDVMTPLRDCFMIAGDAILDFNTMSEIMESGYTRIPVFEGERCNIVDLLFVKDLAFVDPDDSTPLKTITKFYSHPLHFVFNDTKLDAMLEEFKKENPGEVFKNSRTHAALLIT; the protein is encoded by the coding sequence ATGAACATGGCAGAGCAATCGGCTGCAGTGCCCACTCCAAAGATGGCGGCGCTTTGCCGGGTTCGAGCCCTGACACTGGTTTTCTTGACTGTCAGCGGCTGTTTGGGTAGCTCGTCAAGTAGCAAAGACGGAGCCGAAGAAACTGTCATCATAGGTCTGAGACTGGAGGACACGGATGACGTTTCCTTTATGGACAGGGGCTATCTGCGGGTCAGCGAGAGGTCCCGTGTCAAGTTGAGGGTATATGGGCAAAACATTAACAACGAGACATGGTCCAAAATCGCTTTCACAGAACACGAGAGAACTAGAGTCATCGGTAACATTGACAATTCATTCGGGGACAACAAGAGCAAAGAAGATGTATCCGGTTTCCATCCTTGCGGCATCAGGACATCGGATATTATAATTTTGCCCAGTATAACTGTGAATAGGAAAACGTCGGGGATAGTTGAAATTGAAGTGAAGCCCCTCCGCAAAACCGAGAGGAGCAAAGCTTACTACCTGTGCATCGCAACCTCAACGCCCGCGGTCCCGGGGGTCCATGACCCTTGGACCGAAAACACCTGGATCTATCACGATGGACACGACACTAAAGTGATCGTAGTGGAGGAGAAGAAGTTTCTGTTGCCGTTCTGGCTGCAAGTGATCTTCATCGCTATGCTGCTCTGTCTGTCCGGCATGTTCAGCGGGCTGAATCTGGGGCTGATGGCCCTGGATCCCATGGAGCTCCGGATAGTTCAGAACTGCGGCACCGAGAGAGAGAAGAATTACGCGAAGAAGATCGAGCCGGTGCGGAGTCAGGGGAATTACCTTCTCTGCTCGCTGCTTTTAGGAAACGTCTTAGTTAATACCACCTTGACTATTTTGCTGGATGATATCGCCGGCTCTGGATTGATCGCCGTCGTTGTGTCAACGATTGGGATAGTTATATTCGGCGAAATAGTTCCGCAAGCAATATGTTCCAGGCATGGCCTTGCGGTCGGTGCCAATACCATATTCCTCACCAAATTCTTCATGCTGCTCactttccctgcctcgtacccggTGAGCAAGCTGCTAGATTACCTTTTGGGACAGGAGATAGGAACCGTGTACAACCGAGAAAAACTCCTGGAGATGCTGCGAGTGACGGATCCTTATAACGATCTGGTGAAAGAGGAGCTTAACATTATTCAGGGTGCCTTGGAGCTCAGGACAAAGACCGTGGAGGATGTGATGACCCCCCTGCGCGACTGCTTCATGATCGCGGGAGACGCGATCCTGGATTTTAATACCATGTCAGAGATCATGGAGAGCGGCTACACGCGGATCCCGGTTTTCGAGGGCGAGCGCTGCAACATCGTAGACCTGCTGTTCGTCAAGGATCTGGCTTTCGTGGACCCCGATGACAGCACGCCATTAAAAACCATCACAAAGTTCTACAGCCACCCGTTGCATTTTGTGTTCAATGACACTAAGTTGGATGCAATGCTGGAGGAGTTTAAAAAAG